In a genomic window of Flavobacterium lipolyticum:
- a CDS encoding aminotransferase class V-fold PLP-dependent enzyme — translation MENIAYLIKDLRSRGIGVTLSGDDLEISQLKEEIDTDTINFIRNNKERLVNYLRSFSSQDSFSEIPNAPSLSSYPISDAQRRLWVLSQFEEGTVAYNMPSRIVLNGDYNIEMFKQAIQAAIDRHEILRTVFKENSAGVVHQHILTPEALNFKVDYKDFRILGNESAAAIDLYIEEDKQLKFDLENGPLIRASLLQMTDDSYTFYYNMHHIISDGWSMKVLSNDVLAFYNHYVNKTPLELSELRIQYKDYSAWQLSQLETASYKASKEYWNDLLSGSISTIDLPSTKKRPLFKTNRGQKISTFVSKDTTSKLKLYCNQQGGTPFMGLLSALNVLIYRYTNTNNIVIGSPIAGREHVELKNQIGFYTNTLALRNELNPSDSFNSVFNLVKQNTLNAYTHQSYPFDRLVEDLQVKHNTSRNSFFDIMMVFQNFDHDTADFDWKEEKEKEIVDLGVSSPKFDIDITFEIVGGHLKIDLEYNTDVYEYEVIAKFVNHFKQLLKNIFDQPEKEISKIELLSEKEKQEQLYESNDTKAVYPKGENIISLFEAQVKKTPNKTAVIYKDIKLSYSDLEEKSDAYAVYLTSMFNVKYGDRIVVTLPHDEHLLAVLLAVKKTGAIYVPIDLETPQSRIDFIKEDSESTIVIDENLLLEMNAFENKGRKFVKPQPTYDNEIEFLIYTSGSTGIPKGILIKSESVCNRLYWMWNNYPFQETEICCAKTSISFVDHIWELYGPLLKGIPSAFFKKSEILDIRGFIKSLQENKVTRIVLVPSLLRALLAHPALCKEELKLLNVWISSGASLKKSDVQHFYAVHQRGDVRLLNIYGSTEVTADATYYDTYEDYNHYKDFKLFEYTSDDKIEALISQHDVASKIVSEDFQSLLDLKNFKDVGLDSQYNPDAYLKFVATEVIPNVVNVSKPSFIGHMTSPIPKIIREMNALIVALNQNQVKIETSMVATLIEKQVIGIFHNLVYANDLKFYDDFVQNADQALGVITNGGTMSNLMAINYSLNNLLGPKEGFSGIKKEGLLAALRAYDFDRVVLLGSDWCHYSFGKALKLLGLGTDAFISIDYEGKEAAALETEIVSLIAKLREEKCLILGLVGIAGTTESGNIDPLEILGKIANHHNIHYHVDAAFGGSFLTDDTLKLKMKGIELADSVSICAHKQLYIPIGLSVCVFKDPNFVNSSENNTHYQARKGSYDLGKYTIEGSKNFMSFALHAVFKIFGKEGFAQVIRHNYATAQFFAQAIDKHPDFDLVFKPDLNIVLYRYLPKKYRGKESLSNEDLEQINEINLKIQKEQFKQGNSFVSYTQIKKRENEQRHLLFRTVFMNPYTTKEDLLSLLEEQVTIAATIENRLYESHSSVQNESIFIGKPIENVKVYILDEFLNVLPAGVVGEICISGECVSAGYTNTVEDFAAKFIENPFLKGERLFRTGDLGRKWEDGNIEFVGRKDHQIKIRGNRVELGEIENTLCKRKEISQAVITVIENGVSQENELAAYIISSQKEEVMDLRASLKKSLPEYMIPSYFVQLEKFPVLTNGKIDLKALPDPLTEGISTKVAYVAPRNAIEKELVSIWQEVLDKEKIGVLDDFFELGGHSIKGTKLLSQINRAFNVEINIKNLFMSPTIECLAAQIKFIETQEQIKSEKESLTEIEL, via the coding sequence ATGGAGAATATCGCTTATTTGATTAAAGATTTGAGGTCACGAGGTATTGGTGTGACATTGTCTGGTGATGATTTGGAAATTTCACAATTAAAAGAAGAAATAGATACAGATACAATTAACTTTATTAGAAATAATAAAGAGAGACTGGTAAATTATCTGCGTTCTTTCTCGTCTCAGGATTCATTCTCAGAAATACCCAATGCTCCATCTTTATCAAGCTACCCGATATCTGATGCACAACGCAGATTATGGGTGTTAAGCCAGTTTGAAGAAGGTACGGTAGCCTATAATATGCCATCCCGAATAGTATTAAATGGGGATTACAACATTGAAATGTTCAAACAAGCGATTCAGGCTGCTATCGACCGTCATGAAATATTGCGTACGGTATTTAAAGAAAATAGTGCCGGAGTTGTGCATCAACATATACTTACACCAGAAGCATTGAATTTTAAAGTCGATTATAAGGATTTTAGAATATTGGGTAATGAGTCAGCAGCAGCTATAGATTTATACATAGAAGAAGACAAGCAATTGAAGTTTGACCTTGAAAATGGTCCGCTAATCAGAGCTTCATTGTTACAGATGACTGATGATAGCTATACTTTTTACTATAATATGCATCATATCATCAGTGACGGATGGTCTATGAAGGTACTTTCGAATGATGTATTGGCCTTTTATAATCATTATGTAAACAAAACTCCGTTAGAATTATCTGAATTAAGAATACAGTATAAAGATTACTCGGCCTGGCAGCTTTCACAATTAGAAACAGCATCTTATAAAGCAAGCAAAGAATACTGGAACGATCTTCTGTCCGGCAGCATTTCAACAATTGATTTACCAAGCACAAAAAAACGTCCTTTGTTTAAAACAAACAGGGGACAAAAAATAAGCACTTTTGTTTCTAAAGATACCACTTCAAAACTTAAGTTGTATTGTAATCAACAGGGGGGAACGCCATTTATGGGCTTACTATCCGCTTTAAATGTTTTAATCTACAGGTATACCAATACCAATAATATTGTTATCGGATCTCCTATTGCAGGCAGAGAGCATGTAGAACTGAAAAATCAAATTGGATTCTATACCAATACTTTGGCATTACGCAATGAATTAAACCCTTCAGATAGTTTTAATTCGGTTTTTAATCTGGTAAAACAGAATACCTTAAATGCATATACCCATCAATCGTATCCGTTTGACAGACTCGTTGAAGACCTGCAGGTAAAGCACAATACTTCCCGCAACTCGTTTTTTGATATTATGATGGTATTTCAGAATTTTGATCATGATACCGCTGACTTTGATTGGAAGGAGGAAAAAGAGAAAGAAATTGTAGATTTAGGAGTATCCAGTCCAAAATTTGATATAGACATCACTTTTGAAATCGTTGGCGGTCACCTTAAAATAGATCTTGAGTACAATACAGATGTTTATGAATATGAAGTCATAGCGAAATTTGTAAATCATTTTAAACAATTGCTTAAGAATATTTTTGACCAACCGGAAAAGGAAATCTCAAAAATTGAACTTCTTTCTGAAAAGGAAAAGCAGGAACAATTATATGAATCTAATGATACAAAAGCAGTTTATCCTAAAGGAGAAAATATCATCAGTTTATTTGAAGCTCAGGTTAAAAAAACACCAAACAAAACCGCTGTTATCTATAAAGACATTAAACTGTCATATTCTGATTTAGAGGAGAAATCAGATGCTTATGCGGTATACCTGACTTCCATGTTTAATGTAAAATACGGTGACAGAATTGTAGTTACATTACCTCATGATGAACATCTTTTAGCCGTTTTATTAGCCGTTAAGAAAACAGGAGCCATCTATGTTCCGATTGATCTTGAAACGCCACAAAGCCGAATTGATTTTATAAAAGAAGACAGTGAGAGTACTATTGTTATTGATGAGAATCTCTTGCTAGAAATGAATGCTTTCGAGAATAAAGGAAGAAAATTTGTAAAACCTCAGCCTACCTATGATAATGAAATTGAATTTCTTATTTACACCTCAGGTTCTACTGGAATACCTAAAGGGATATTGATAAAATCTGAAAGTGTATGCAACAGACTGTACTGGATGTGGAATAATTATCCGTTTCAGGAAACAGAAATTTGCTGCGCCAAAACCTCAATAAGTTTTGTAGACCATATTTGGGAACTATACGGACCTCTGTTAAAAGGAATTCCTTCTGCGTTTTTTAAAAAATCAGAGATTTTGGATATCCGCGGTTTTATTAAAAGTTTACAAGAAAATAAAGTAACCCGTATTGTACTGGTGCCATCCTTGTTAAGAGCTTTACTGGCTCATCCTGCCCTGTGCAAAGAAGAGTTAAAGCTGCTTAATGTATGGATAAGCAGTGGAGCTTCGTTAAAGAAAAGTGACGTGCAGCATTTTTATGCCGTACATCAACGAGGAGACGTTAGGTTATTAAACATATACGGATCTACAGAAGTGACAGCAGATGCGACCTACTATGATACTTATGAAGACTATAATCATTATAAAGATTTTAAACTTTTTGAATACACTTCAGATGACAAAATAGAAGCCTTAATTTCACAGCACGACGTAGCGTCAAAAATAGTATCAGAAGACTTTCAATCTCTTTTGGATCTGAAAAATTTTAAGGATGTTGGTCTTGATTCTCAATACAATCCCGATGCCTATCTGAAATTTGTAGCAACAGAAGTAATTCCTAATGTGGTTAATGTGAGCAAACCTTCCTTCATAGGTCACATGACAAGTCCTATTCCTAAAATTATTAGAGAAATGAATGCTCTAATAGTGGCGCTGAATCAAAATCAGGTTAAAATAGAAACCTCTATGGTAGCTACTTTGATTGAAAAACAGGTAATAGGAATATTTCACAACCTGGTATATGCAAATGATCTGAAATTTTATGACGATTTTGTTCAGAATGCAGATCAGGCCCTTGGTGTAATCACCAATGGCGGTACCATGTCTAACCTGATGGCCATAAATTATTCGTTAAATAACTTATTGGGACCTAAAGAAGGATTTAGCGGGATTAAAAAAGAAGGACTTTTAGCAGCACTCAGGGCCTATGATTTTGATCGTGTCGTTTTACTGGGGTCAGATTGGTGTCACTATTCATTTGGAAAAGCTTTAAAACTTTTAGGTCTGGGTACCGATGCTTTTATCTCCATAGACTATGAAGGAAAAGAAGCAGCTGCTTTAGAAACAGAGATCGTTTCACTGATTGCAAAATTACGTGAAGAAAAGTGTCTTATTTTAGGTTTAGTCGGTATTGCGGGAACAACGGAGTCCGGAAATATCGATCCGCTTGAAATTTTAGGAAAAATAGCAAACCATCATAACATTCATTATCATGTGGATGCCGCTTTTGGAGGCAGTTTTTTAACGGACGATACGCTTAAACTGAAAATGAAAGGTATAGAATTAGCCGATTCAGTTTCGATTTGTGCTCATAAACAATTGTACATTCCGATCGGTTTGAGTGTTTGTGTTTTTAAAGATCCGAATTTTGTAAATTCTTCAGAGAACAATACCCATTATCAGGCGAGAAAAGGAAGTTATGATCTGGGTAAATATACTATAGAAGGCTCCAAGAACTTTATGAGTTTTGCTTTACACGCCGTATTTAAGATTTTTGGGAAAGAAGGCTTTGCGCAGGTAATCAGACACAATTATGCTACAGCACAGTTTTTTGCACAAGCGATTGATAAACACCCGGATTTTGACCTTGTTTTTAAGCCCGATCTGAATATTGTACTGTACAGATATTTACCTAAAAAATACAGAGGTAAGGAAAGTCTGAGTAACGAAGATTTAGAACAAATCAATGAGATCAATCTTAAGATTCAGAAGGAACAATTTAAACAAGGAAATTCTTTTGTTTCCTATACACAGATAAAGAAAAGGGAAAATGAGCAAAGACATCTTCTGTTCCGAACGGTTTTCATGAATCCATATACCACAAAAGAAGATTTGTTATCCTTATTAGAAGAGCAGGTTACCATTGCTGCCACTATCGAAAACAGACTTTACGAATCGCATTCCAGTGTTCAGAATGAAAGCATTTTTATTGGTAAACCGATAGAAAATGTCAAGGTGTACATCCTTGATGAATTTTTAAACGTATTACCGGCCGGAGTGGTAGGGGAGATCTGTATCAGTGGAGAATGTGTGTCTGCAGGATATACAAATACTGTAGAAGATTTTGCGGCGAAGTTTATCGAGAATCCATTTTTAAAAGGAGAACGTTTGTTTAGAACAGGCGATTTAGGAAGAAAATGGGAAGACGGTAATATTGAGTTTGTAGGAAGAAAAGACCATCAGATTAAAATTAGAGGAAATCGCGTTGAATTAGGCGAGATCGAAAATACCTTGTGCAAAAGAAAGGAAATAAGTCAGGCTGTAATTACGGTTATCGAGAATGGTGTGTCTCAGGAAAATGAACTTGCCGCTTACATTATTTCCAGCCAGAAAGAAGAAGTAATGGATCTGCGGGCATCCTTAAAAAAGAGCCTTCCGGAATATATGATTCCTTCTTATTTTGTACAGTTAGAAAAATTTCCGGTACTCACCAATGGAAAGATTGATCTCAAAGCATTACCGGATCCTCTGACAGAAGGCATTTCGACCAAAGTAGCTTACGTGGCACCACGCAATGCTATTGAAAAAGAACTAGTCAGTATTTGGCAGGAAGTTTTGGATAAAGAAAAGATAGGGGTATTAGATGATTTCTTTGAACTAGGAGGTCACAGTATAAAAGGAACTAAACTTCTGTCCCAAATAAACAGAGCTTTTAATGTCGAGATAAACATTAAAAATTTATTTATGTCTCCTACAATAGAATGTTTGGCGGCACAAATAAAATTTATAGAAACCCAGGAGCAAATAAAGTCTGAAAAAGAATCACTTACAGAAATAGAATTATGA